In Prescottella soli, a genomic segment contains:
- a CDS encoding DUF5979 domain-containing protein, with translation MRKRVFLRRAGEEVVSRWAALGMIFAVLALVITSFSIAPVASANPSGTTTTPAPTHTAESSPSTTEQSSAPTSKSPAPTSKSPATTTKAPAASTSQSPATTTTTKAPAESTSKAPATTTSVAPTTAQRAAAAVIPRGVNSGIEVKITDVQVEGKNGQQIKVGDSVTVKGTWDARNADPKPGDEFTVKFPGELKLGDNPAFKLEGEDGTVWGTCELKASTNLMTCVLSDAVTDRPSEVHGDFLVYSRAVAYTTSEIVNFEINEKVTPVDLPGKGGISDGKDLGVAKKSGKLQDIKQAVRWTIDIPGADLAALAGGNTGSVTLSDTLSDNMTLCEDGRLNAKLLAGRPGELKDVPGGVTVTQAGGAGTPVTITIDNGEAFKSDLLYRVEYTSCSASGEVDPKGTVYDNSVNIGGKDVAGPGVGQDWEPQTGPSKSGQLLQGERYKEAAWTIMVPGSFIDASPDSKVTIAETLGGDHAVCTDGLQLKIERANRLPGLDGSGVGRTDVTGQFDIVSAAPAGAKSFNVTITPKAGTVIDPKQYYYVSYRTCLTGDEVPDSSDKFTNSATVNGKPVENSVQGPGFTGKKSGKINTESKDVAGEKQSAGTTIDWNVEIPGHHLEGLDAPAVIHDTFTDTLTVCEVGNDLKKNLNLRVVAKDFLGKNPANPDRDLTAATSVTRTADGLDFTLPMEANDYNRETRYYISYTLCTASGGLDDRGTQYSNTLAYEGGPNLSYSVKQEWGGGGTGQGVSRGSFSLLKQIDSSSEKFPEGTEFTVKVEEFAPGKNPETDKPSETYNVKVKADGTPVSGFYPRGTGWQIRLSEIDLPKVDGVYFEQGTFRPAEGVTLNADRTQALVTIAPKSNVEVKLVNKAVLGSAKITKTVIGDALGELTGDEAFVVNAEIDLGDGSGNEIRPFTLKRGGSFDLKNLPIGAKVTFTEVKPTDTDRVTWSAPVIEPKTLVIGTDAAANTVSVTNEATITQGTFELSKKLTGPEAFNKEVPKTFDVLATWDDEEGNPQSKTLTLPSDGTVVPFGENLPGGTKVTLTETVPANGNGLAYGVPAYTGDVTIGEDGVVTIGKDLRKVEVTNYVDKNDGTLRVLKQVSGEAAGTVGDDVEFTVQARWKDGVEYRTESLTVKKGVATPLGVDLPVGTEVTFTETGRPDVAGVEWGTISWGTDPSGESWLISNADGTATGIVSDDPTDGRLITLSNEALWKFGSVEFTKFILDGDDPVRATDSDLPAGAEFKVRIDGIDPALPAGTDFPAVGETIILNAGNGFSWKSGDVLPRNTVVTFSEVDPNPVPGIDWARPYYWVAEDAGDADYRNTVAIVPGAEAKVEIHNRPIPTADVDIEKIVTGPKGNQVTKDPSTTFQVTATWTDVDDEARSCVLDVKPGGSVTPTAQCDAAVVDGRVQFPLDTEITFVETGAHTDVSNVKWGDVVWGVKEGSADVAKIDGEPTGTSVTLTGDANGSVVLGLENKTSSNGLIIIPIPIPLPPWGGSLIPPGSGSEWPTPPVSNQPGQPGQPGQPGGPGSPEKPGETGHNGAPGKPAPGKPAPDQSPSLPVTGANVIWLAGAALALIAGGAWLTLRNRRRVSGAG, from the coding sequence ATGCGTAAACGTGTCTTCCTGCGTCGTGCCGGAGAGGAGGTGGTGTCTCGGTGGGCGGCGCTGGGGATGATCTTTGCGGTTTTGGCGCTGGTCATAACTTCGTTCTCCATCGCCCCGGTTGCCTCGGCGAACCCGAGCGGAACCACGACCACCCCTGCGCCGACGCACACCGCCGAGAGTTCACCCTCGACAACGGAACAGAGCTCCGCACCCACGTCGAAGTCGCCCGCACCCACGTCGAAGTCGCCCGCGACCACGACGAAGGCGCCGGCCGCGTCCACGTCGCAGTCGCCCGCGACCACGACCACGACGAAGGCACCGGCTGAGTCCACATCGAAGGCGCCCGCGACCACGACGAGCGTGGCCCCCACGACGGCGCAGCGAGCCGCGGCGGCGGTCATCCCGCGCGGAGTCAACTCCGGTATCGAGGTGAAGATCACCGACGTCCAGGTCGAGGGAAAGAACGGCCAGCAGATCAAGGTCGGGGATTCCGTCACGGTCAAGGGCACGTGGGACGCGCGGAACGCCGATCCGAAGCCTGGCGACGAGTTCACGGTCAAATTCCCTGGTGAGCTGAAACTCGGGGACAACCCCGCGTTCAAACTCGAGGGCGAAGACGGGACTGTCTGGGGCACTTGCGAGCTGAAGGCCTCCACCAATCTCATGACCTGCGTGCTCTCCGACGCCGTGACCGATCGCCCCTCGGAGGTGCACGGCGATTTCCTCGTGTACTCGAGGGCGGTCGCGTACACCACGTCCGAGATCGTCAACTTCGAGATCAACGAGAAGGTCACGCCGGTCGATCTGCCCGGAAAGGGTGGCATCAGCGACGGCAAGGACCTCGGCGTGGCCAAGAAGTCCGGAAAGCTCCAGGACATCAAGCAGGCCGTGCGTTGGACCATCGACATCCCCGGAGCCGATCTGGCCGCGCTGGCCGGAGGCAACACCGGTTCGGTGACCCTGAGTGACACGCTCTCGGACAACATGACGCTGTGCGAGGACGGTCGGCTCAACGCGAAGCTGCTCGCCGGTCGCCCGGGCGAACTGAAGGATGTCCCCGGCGGCGTCACTGTGACCCAGGCCGGCGGCGCGGGTACTCCCGTCACCATCACGATCGACAACGGTGAGGCCTTCAAGTCCGACCTGCTCTACCGCGTCGAGTACACCTCGTGCTCGGCCAGCGGAGAGGTGGATCCCAAGGGCACCGTCTACGACAACTCCGTGAACATCGGCGGCAAGGACGTGGCAGGCCCGGGCGTCGGCCAGGACTGGGAGCCGCAGACCGGGCCGTCGAAGTCCGGCCAGCTTCTTCAGGGTGAGCGCTACAAGGAGGCCGCCTGGACCATCATGGTCCCGGGTAGCTTCATCGACGCCAGCCCCGACAGCAAGGTCACCATCGCGGAGACGCTCGGCGGCGATCATGCTGTCTGCACGGACGGCCTGCAGCTGAAGATCGAGCGTGCCAACCGCCTTCCCGGGCTGGACGGCTCGGGCGTCGGACGCACCGATGTCACCGGTCAGTTCGACATCGTTTCCGCCGCCCCCGCCGGCGCGAAGAGCTTCAACGTGACGATCACGCCGAAGGCCGGCACGGTGATCGACCCGAAGCAGTACTACTACGTGAGCTACCGGACCTGCCTCACCGGCGACGAGGTTCCGGATTCCTCGGACAAGTTCACGAACTCGGCGACCGTCAACGGCAAGCCGGTCGAGAACTCGGTGCAGGGCCCCGGCTTCACCGGCAAGAAGAGCGGCAAGATCAACACCGAGTCGAAGGACGTCGCCGGCGAGAAGCAGTCGGCCGGCACGACCATCGACTGGAACGTGGAAATCCCGGGACACCATCTCGAGGGTCTCGACGCCCCGGCGGTCATCCATGACACGTTCACCGACACGTTGACTGTGTGCGAGGTTGGCAACGATCTCAAGAAGAATCTCAATCTGAGGGTCGTCGCGAAGGACTTCCTCGGCAAGAACCCTGCCAACCCGGATCGCGACCTTACCGCCGCCACCTCGGTCACCCGCACCGCCGACGGGCTCGACTTCACCCTCCCGATGGAGGCGAACGACTACAACCGTGAGACGCGGTACTACATCTCCTACACCCTCTGCACCGCCAGCGGCGGGCTGGACGATCGCGGCACGCAGTACAGCAACACGCTCGCCTACGAGGGCGGCCCGAATCTCTCGTACAGCGTCAAGCAGGAGTGGGGCGGTGGCGGCACCGGCCAGGGTGTGTCGCGCGGTTCGTTCTCGCTGCTGAAGCAGATCGATTCCTCCTCCGAGAAGTTCCCGGAGGGCACCGAGTTCACCGTGAAGGTCGAGGAGTTCGCCCCCGGGAAGAACCCGGAGACGGACAAGCCGTCGGAGACGTACAACGTCAAGGTCAAGGCCGACGGCACGCCGGTCAGCGGGTTCTACCCCCGCGGCACCGGCTGGCAGATCCGCCTGTCCGAGATCGACCTGCCCAAGGTCGACGGCGTCTACTTCGAGCAGGGGACGTTCCGCCCGGCAGAGGGCGTGACGCTCAACGCGGACCGCACCCAGGCTCTGGTGACCATCGCGCCGAAGAGCAACGTCGAGGTCAAGCTGGTCAACAAGGCCGTGCTGGGCTCGGCGAAGATCACCAAGACCGTCATCGGTGACGCGCTCGGCGAACTCACCGGCGACGAGGCCTTCGTCGTCAACGCGGAGATCGACCTCGGTGACGGCTCCGGTAACGAGATCCGCCCGTTCACGCTGAAGCGCGGCGGGTCCTTCGATCTGAAGAACCTGCCCATCGGAGCGAAGGTCACCTTCACCGAGGTCAAGCCGACGGACACCGACCGTGTGACGTGGTCGGCGCCGGTCATCGAGCCGAAGACGCTCGTCATCGGCACCGATGCGGCTGCGAACACGGTCTCCGTCACCAACGAGGCGACGATCACGCAGGGCACCTTCGAGCTGAGCAAGAAGCTCACGGGTCCGGAGGCGTTCAACAAGGAGGTGCCGAAGACGTTCGACGTGCTCGCCACGTGGGACGACGAGGAAGGCAACCCGCAGTCCAAGACGCTGACGCTCCCGTCGGACGGCACTGTGGTTCCGTTCGGTGAGAACCTGCCCGGCGGCACCAAGGTCACGCTGACCGAGACGGTTCCGGCAAACGGCAACGGTCTCGCCTACGGCGTGCCCGCGTACACCGGGGATGTCACGATCGGTGAAGACGGCGTGGTGACCATCGGCAAGGACCTGCGCAAGGTCGAGGTGACGAACTACGTCGACAAGAACGACGGCACGCTGCGCGTCCTCAAGCAGGTCAGTGGCGAGGCCGCCGGCACGGTCGGCGATGACGTCGAGTTCACGGTCCAGGCGCGTTGGAAGGACGGTGTGGAGTACCGCACCGAGTCGCTGACCGTCAAGAAGGGCGTGGCCACGCCGCTAGGCGTCGACCTCCCGGTCGGCACCGAGGTGACCTTCACCGAGACCGGTCGTCCCGATGTCGCCGGCGTCGAGTGGGGCACCATCTCGTGGGGCACCGACCCCAGCGGGGAATCGTGGCTCATCTCCAACGCCGACGGCACCGCGACGGGAATCGTCTCCGATGACCCGACCGACGGGCGTCTGATCACGCTGTCGAACGAGGCGCTGTGGAAGTTCGGCTCGGTCGAGTTCACGAAGTTCATCCTCGACGGCGACGACCCCGTCCGGGCCACTGATTCCGACCTGCCCGCAGGCGCGGAGTTCAAGGTTCGGATCGACGGAATCGATCCGGCGCTTCCCGCGGGCACCGATTTCCCGGCAGTGGGTGAGACGATCATCCTCAACGCAGGAAACGGCTTCAGCTGGAAGTCCGGCGACGTTCTGCCGCGGAACACCGTGGTCACCTTCTCCGAGGTCGATCCCAACCCTGTGCCCGGCATCGACTGGGCGCGGCCGTACTACTGGGTGGCTGAGGACGCCGGTGACGCGGACTACCGCAATACCGTCGCGATCGTGCCCGGAGCCGAGGCGAAGGTGGAGATCCACAACCGCCCGATCCCGACCGCGGACGTGGACATCGAGAAGATCGTGACCGGCCCCAAGGGCAACCAGGTCACGAAGGACCCGTCCACGACGTTCCAGGTCACGGCAACGTGGACGGACGTCGACGACGAGGCGCGCTCCTGCGTCCTCGACGTCAAGCCGGGTGGCTCGGTCACCCCGACCGCCCAGTGCGACGCCGCCGTCGTCGACGGCCGGGTTCAGTTCCCGCTCGACACCGAGATCACCTTCGTCGAGACCGGCGCCCACACTGACGTGAGCAACGTCAAGTGGGGCGACGTGGTGTGGGGCGTCAAGGAGGGAAGCGCGGACGTCGCCAAGATCGACGGCGAGCCGACCGGAACCTCCGTCACGCTCACCGGCGACGCGAACGGATCGGTGGTGCTGGGACTCGAGAACAAGACCAGCAGCAACGGGCTGA